GGGCGCGCTGTGAGGTCAACTATCGACGGTTCGACGGCTGGCCCGAGACCGACTGGGAGGCCGTCGCACGCGAGGGCTACGACGCGATCCCCGAGAACGCCCGCACCTATCTAGAGTACGTCAGCGCCGAACTCGACACCCCGATCTACGCCGTCGGCGTCGGTCCCGGTCGCGAGCAGACCGTCGTGGTCGAGTCCCCGTTCTGAGCCGTTCCCCTAGTTCTCGTGTCCGAGCCGCCACAGTGCCCGATAAAGCGTCCAGCAGTCCACGCCGTGCTCATCGGCGATCGCTCGACATGCATCGAGAAACCTCCGGTACTCCTCGACCGAGGGCGAGTCAGGGTACGGCTCGTCGAGTTCGCCGGCGTCGTACAGCACCGTCCACGTTCGGGCGTCGACGGCCACGTAGCGATCGGGGTCGATGAACTGGAGGAAGGCGCTTGCGACACGCGTATCGACGCCCGCCAGCTCGGTCAGCCGTCCGACTCGCTCGTCGAGCGCCTCGGCGTTCGCGGCATCGATCACGGCTTCCCGCGTCGTGCTCCGTTCGTTCTCGGCAAAGCGATCCTCGCGCGCGCGCTGGCGGTCCTGCGGATAGGCCCCGAGATTCCGCCGGTAGTACCACTGGACGACCCATTCGGCGTCGCGAAAGCCGAACTCCCCCTCGGCGAACGCGCTCGGAAGCGTCCCGATCCCCTCCTCCTCGACCGGATAGAGCGGTTCTTCTTCGATGTAGTCGGCGGCTGCCTCCTCGATCATCGAGCGAGTGAGTACCATGCACGGTTATTTGCGGGCCGGTGTCCTCAACGTTCGCCTCGTAACCGGGCTCCGTTACATATCACTCGATAGGACACGCGCAGGCGTTAAGTGGGTGGTACTCATTTACATGGTAGATGATGGACCATCGAGGGAGGAAGCATCATGGCGTCTGAGGAGCAAGACCCGGTCAAAACGATCTGTCCGTACTGCGGCGTCGGCTGTGGGATTCAGGTGAAACCCGGTGAAGAGCCCGGCGACATGCGCTTCATGCCGTGGGGCGAGGCGCCGGTCAACGAGGGAAAGATCTGTATCAAGGGCGGGGCGGCGACGCAGGTCGTCGACCACGAGGACCGGCTGACCGACCCGCTGATCAAGGAAGAGGGCGAGTTCCGCGAGGCGACGTGGGAGGAGGCCTACGAGCGAATCACCGAGGAGTTCGAACGCATCCACGAGGAGTACGGTCCCGACGCGATGGGTTTCTACGGCTCGTCGAAGACGATGAACGAGGAGAACTACCTCCTCCAGAAGCTCGCGCGCCGGTACGGGACGAACAACGTCGACAACTGCACGCGGATGTGCCACGCCTCGACGGTGTGGGCACTCCGAACCAGCCTCGGCGCGGGCGCGATGACCAACAGCATGAAGGACCTCCGCGAGGAGGCCGACGTCTTCTGGATCCAAGGGGCCAATCCGGGCGAACAGCACCCGATCGCCAACAGCGTCTACTTCCGACAGGCGGTGTTGGAGGGTGCGACGGTCATCCAGGTCGACCCGCACGCGAACAAGACGACGCGGTCGTTCAAGATAAGCGAGACCGACCGCCACATGCACCTTCAGCTCGAACCGGGAACGGACATCCCGCTCCTCAATATCGTCCTCAAGACGATCCTCGAAAAGCACGAGGAGAACCCCGACGAGGGGTGGATCGACGAGGAGTTCATCGAGGAGCGCACCGAGGGCTTCGAGCACCTGAAGGAGACCCTCGAAGGCTTCGATGCGGCGGCCGCCGCCGAGGAGTGTGGCGTCCCGCTGGAGGACATCGAACTCGCCGCCGAGAAGTACGCCTCCGCGGACAACGCCGCCGTCTTCACCGGGATGGGGATGAGCCAGCACGCCTGCGGCGTCGACAACGTCCAGAACGAGATCAACCTCGCGCTGATCACGGGCAACCTCGGCAAGCCCGGCACCGGCGTCAACCCGCTTCGCGGCCAGAACAACGTCCAGGGGACCTGCGACGTCGGCGCGATGCCGAACGTCCTTCCGGGCTATCAGCTCGTCGACGACGATGAAGCCAGGGAGAGCGTCGAGGACGTCTGGGGCTTCGACGTGCCCCCGGAGCCGGGGTTGACGAACGTCGAGATATCCCACGAGTTCGGCGAGTCGGTCAAGGGACTGTACGTCATGGGCGAGAACCCCGTAATGAGCGAGCCCGACGCCAACGACGTCGCGGAACGGATCCAGGAGCTGGAGTTCATCGTCGCCCAGGACATCTTCATGACCGAGACGGCTAAGTACGCCGACGTGGTCCTGCCGGCGACGACGTGGGCCGAACGCGGCGGGACGGTCACGAATACCGACAGGAGAGTCCAGCGGATGCGTCCCGTCCAGAAGGTCCACGAGAACACGAAACACGACCTCGAGATCGTCTCCGAGATCGGCACCAGACTGTTCGGCGAGGACGGCGGCTTCGACTTCTCGGACCCTGAAGAGGTCTTCGAGGAGCTTCGACTCGTGTGCCCGAGCTACCACGGGATGACCTACGACGCGCTCGGCGAGGAGGGGATCCAGTGGCCCTGCTACGAGGAGGGCGACGCGGGCGACCAGTACCTCTACGAGGACAGTTTCGACACCGAGAGTGGACTGGGCCACATCGAGGGCGTCAATCACACCCCGCCGGCCGAGACGCCCGACGAGGAGTACCCGCTGATCCTCACGACGGCTCGACTGGAGGAGCACTACAACACGGGGACGATGAGCCGCCGCTCGCCGACGCTGAACCGCCAGCACCCCGAGAACTTCGTCGACGTCCACCCGAACGACGCCGAACGATACGGCATCGAGGACGGCCAGGAGGTGACGATCCGCTCGCGGCGCGGCGAGATCACCGTCGAGGCCCAGGTCACCGAGGACATCAAGGAGGGCTCGATCTGGACGACGCCCCACTTCGCCGCGGCCTCGGCGAACAAGCTGACGAACGACGTGCTCGACGAACGGGCGAAGATCCCCGAGTACAAGGCCGCCGCCGCCGAGATCGAGGTCGGCATCGAGCCCGCCGGAGACGCGCCGGCGGACGACTGAGCGACCCGAGCATTCGTCGGTACGTCGACCCCGACATTATATGCTCCGGCGAACGCGACGCCAGCCATGAACGTCTATCGCACCCGCGAAGGGCTCCGCCACGCCTTTCGTGACGTCCTGAACTTCTACCATCCCGACTGCATCGACACACGGGTCGGCGGCTACGTCGCCCAGCTCGACGAGCAGGAGGGATACGTCTACGATTCGCGCACGAAACACCTCGTCGCGACCGCCCGCACGATCAACAACTTCTCTCTGGGAGCCCTCGCCGACGGTCCCGAATGGTGCCGCCAGTCGGCCGAGCACGGCCTTCGATTCCTCTCGACCGTCCATTGGGACCCCGAGCACGAGGGCTACGACTGGCTGCTCGACGGACGGGAACTGGTAGATCGGACGCGCCACTGCTACGGTCACGCGTTCGCGCTACTTGCGGGCGCGCGGGCCCATCAGGCCGGAATTCCCGGCGGGCGCGAGGAACTCGACCGGGCGTTTTCGGTCCTCGAAAAGCGCTTCTTCGAGCCGGAACACGGGCTCTACGCCGACCGGGCAGCGGCCGACTGGTCGGAGCTCTCGTCCTATCGGGGCGCGAACGCGAACATGCACGCTCTCGAGGCGCTGCTGGCCGCGGGCGAGGCCACCGGGGAGGATCGATTTCTCGATCGCGCCTATAGAATCGCCGAGCGCTTCACCCGTGAACTCGCCGCCGAAACCGACGGCCTGCTGTGGGAGCACTACACAGACTCCTGGCAGCACGACCTCTCGCACAACGAAGACGAACCGGACCACCAGTTCCGCCCGCCGGGCTACCAGCCGGGTCATCACGCCGAGTGGGCGAAGCTGCTCTGCCTGCTCGCCGAGCACCGCGAGGAAGAATGGATCCTCACGCGCGCGACGGAGCTGTTCGACGCCGCGATGGAGCTGGGTTGGGACGGAAATCATGAGGGGCTCTACTACACGGTCGAGACCTCTGGGGAACCGATCGTCGACGAGAAGTACGGCTGGGCCCACGCCGAGGCGATCGGCGCGAGCGCGTTGTTGGCTCGGCACGACCCCTCGTATCTCGAGTGGTACGACCGGCTCTGGGAATACTCCACCACCCACCTGATCAACCCGCAGTACGGCAACTGGTACGAACGCCTTACCCGCGAGGGCGAACTGCCGGAGCCGGATCACGGGCCCGAGGTGGAGCCGGGCTACCACCCGATCACGAACTGCTGGCTCGCGATGGGGGTCCTCAAGGACGATCCAATGGCCCTGGGTGCCGACGGGTAGGTCAGCCGCGATACGCTTTTGCCTGCCCCGCCGATTGGTCACGTATGGCGGAACCGATACCGGTGACGGTCGTCAGCGGCTCACTCGGCGCCGGAAAGACGACGCTGGTGAACCACGTCCTCACGAACCGCGAGGGCTACGAGGTGGCCGTGATCGTCAACGACATGGGCGAGGTGAACGTCGACGCGGACTTGATTGCACGTGAGGGAAGCGAGGAAGGAATCGTCGACCTCTCGAACGGCTGTATCTGCTGTGAGCTGCGCGAGGACCTGTTAACCGAGGCGACTCGACTGGCCGATTCCCGGGAGTTCGACTACCTGCTGGTGGAGTCCTCGGGGATCAGCGAGCCGATCCCGGTCGCCCGGACCTTCACCGAGGACGAGGGGGGCGACGCGGACGACGGGAGTTCTTCAGGATTTCGCCTCGACACCACGGTGTCGGTGATCGACGCCGCGGAGTTCGAGCGGGCGTTCGACGCGGGCGAGATCCCCGAGGCAGAAGGGGAGGAATCCGAGCGCCCGCTGACCGAGCTCCTGATCGACCAGATCGAGTTCTGCGACCTCCTCCTGCTGAACAAGACGGATCTCGTCGACGAGGAGAAATTGGCGGAGATCGAGGCGATCGTCGAACGCCTCCAGCCGCGTGCGGAGATCGTCCGGACGACGTACTCGGAGATCAACCCCGGCCGGGTGCTCGGAACCGGACGGTTCGATCTCCGGGAGGCCCAGCGACACGTCGGCTGGAAGCGCGAGCTCGCCGGCGGGGTGCACGGCCACACACACCCCGCTGAAGGGCTCGGCGTCGAGTCGTTCGTCTACCGGGAGAGCCGCCCGTTCCACCCCGAGCGCCTCGACGAGGCGTTCGAAACCCTCACGGAAATCGTTCGAGCGAAGGGGGTCTTTCGGCTCGCCGAGCGCGACGACGTGATGGGGTTCAACCTCGCCGGGGAGTCGATCAAGGCCGGGCCGATCGGCGAGTGGCACCCCGAGGACGAACGGCGGACCGAACTCGTCTTCATCGGGACGGAGCTCGACGAGGAGGGGATCCGCGAAACGCTCGACGCAGCACTCGTGACCGGGACGGAACGCGAATCAGGGCTAACCGGCGTTTCCGATCCGTTCCCGCCCTAATCGTCGGCGCCGAACTGTTCGCGAAGGTCGTCCCAGGACTCGTGAAAGCCGTAGTTCTCCGCCTGCTTTCGACTGCCCTGATAGGTGGCGTCGTACTGGAGGAGCTGGTCCCACCCGTCGTGGGCGTTGTAGGCGCAGTACTTGCACATGAACTCCCGTTGGCAGTCCGAAAGTATAACGGTTGTCGCGCGACCCGGACTCGGAGCGACAGGCGGAGTACCGTAGGGAGCTACTAGGTAGCATGAACGAACCGGACCGACCGACGATCGGCGCGGGCGGGGGATCGCTCGTCGGCCGATGCGAGCACTGTGATTGGTCGGTCACCGCCGGCTCGCACTCGGCGGTCGTCGAGGCGTATCAGGACCACCTGCGCGAGCGCCATCCCCGGGCGTGGCTGCGCGGGTAGCGTCGAAAAAACCAGAGTCGCTGTCGCCGCCGCAGTCGCTACGGTGACCGGCTCAGGGCTCGAGCAGGACTTTGGTAACGCCCTCCTCGCGGTTGTCGAACGCCTCGTACATCTCGGGGGCCTCGGCGAGGCCGACGCGATGTGAGACGATCCAGCTGGGGTCTGCACGGCCCTCGATGATCAGGTCACGGAGGGCGCGGTTGTACTGTTTGACGTTACACTGGCCGGTACCGCACTTCAGGCCCTTCTCGAAGAACTTCCCGAAGTCGATGCCCAACCTGCCCTGTGCGGCCATCTCGTCGGGCGCGCCGGGATCGGACGGGACGTACAGTCCCGGAATACCGAGTTCGCTGGTCGGGCGCACCACCTGAATCAACTGGTTGAGGACCACGGCAGGGTTTTCCCTCGCTGGGTCGTAGGCGTCGTCCGAGGGATCGGTCTCCGGGTCGATCGCCTGATAGCCCACGGCGTCGACGCCCTTATCGACCATACCGCCGTGTTCGTTCTTGATCTGCTCGACGGGATCTCCCTCCTCGAAGTTGATCGGGATCGCATCGCAGTTCTCCTCGACGGCGTCGAGCCTGCTCGGTACCCGATCGACGATGTAAATCTCCGCGGCGCCCTTGATGTAGGCGCTGTAGGCGGCCATCGCGCCGACGGGGCCGGCCCCGAAGATCGCGATCGACTCGCCGGGCTGGAGGTTCGCCAGTTCGGTGCCGTGCCAGCCCGTCGGAAAGATGTCGGCGAGCAGCGCGAACGAGTCCTCGTGTTCGTCGCCCTCCGGCAGTTTCAGCGCGTTGAAGTCCGCATAGGGTACTCGAAGTCGTTCCGCCTGCCCGCCCTTGTAGGGCCCCA
This window of the Halalkalicoccus subterraneus genome carries:
- the fdhF gene encoding formate dehydrogenase subunit alpha yields the protein MASEEQDPVKTICPYCGVGCGIQVKPGEEPGDMRFMPWGEAPVNEGKICIKGGAATQVVDHEDRLTDPLIKEEGEFREATWEEAYERITEEFERIHEEYGPDAMGFYGSSKTMNEENYLLQKLARRYGTNNVDNCTRMCHASTVWALRTSLGAGAMTNSMKDLREEADVFWIQGANPGEQHPIANSVYFRQAVLEGATVIQVDPHANKTTRSFKISETDRHMHLQLEPGTDIPLLNIVLKTILEKHEENPDEGWIDEEFIEERTEGFEHLKETLEGFDAAAAAEECGVPLEDIELAAEKYASADNAAVFTGMGMSQHACGVDNVQNEINLALITGNLGKPGTGVNPLRGQNNVQGTCDVGAMPNVLPGYQLVDDDEARESVEDVWGFDVPPEPGLTNVEISHEFGESVKGLYVMGENPVMSEPDANDVAERIQELEFIVAQDIFMTETAKYADVVLPATTWAERGGTVTNTDRRVQRMRPVQKVHENTKHDLEIVSEIGTRLFGEDGGFDFSDPEEVFEELRLVCPSYHGMTYDALGEEGIQWPCYEEGDAGDQYLYEDSFDTESGLGHIEGVNHTPPAETPDEEYPLILTTARLEEHYNTGTMSRRSPTLNRQHPENFVDVHPNDAERYGIEDGQEVTIRSRRGEITVEAQVTEDIKEGSIWTTPHFAAASANKLTNDVLDERAKIPEYKAAAAEIEVGIEPAGDAPADD
- a CDS encoding AGE family epimerase/isomerase; amino-acid sequence: MNVYRTREGLRHAFRDVLNFYHPDCIDTRVGGYVAQLDEQEGYVYDSRTKHLVATARTINNFSLGALADGPEWCRQSAEHGLRFLSTVHWDPEHEGYDWLLDGRELVDRTRHCYGHAFALLAGARAHQAGIPGGREELDRAFSVLEKRFFEPEHGLYADRAAADWSELSSYRGANANMHALEALLAAGEATGEDRFLDRAYRIAERFTRELAAETDGLLWEHYTDSWQHDLSHNEDEPDHQFRPPGYQPGHHAEWAKLLCLLAEHREEEWILTRATELFDAAMELGWDGNHEGLYYTVETSGEPIVDEKYGWAHAEAIGASALLARHDPSYLEWYDRLWEYSTTHLINPQYGNWYERLTREGELPEPDHGPEVEPGYHPITNCWLAMGVLKDDPMALGADG
- a CDS encoding CobW family GTP-binding protein, with the protein product MAEPIPVTVVSGSLGAGKTTLVNHVLTNREGYEVAVIVNDMGEVNVDADLIAREGSEEGIVDLSNGCICCELREDLLTEATRLADSREFDYLLVESSGISEPIPVARTFTEDEGGDADDGSSSGFRLDTTVSVIDAAEFERAFDAGEIPEAEGEESERPLTELLIDQIEFCDLLLLNKTDLVDEEKLAEIEAIVERLQPRAEIVRTTYSEINPGRVLGTGRFDLREAQRHVGWKRELAGGVHGHTHPAEGLGVESFVYRESRPFHPERLDEAFETLTEIVRAKGVFRLAERDDVMGFNLAGESIKAGPIGEWHPEDERRTELVFIGTELDEEGIRETLDAALVTGTERESGLTGVSDPFPP
- a CDS encoding glutathione-independent formaldehyde dehydrogenase, which encodes MDAVVYQGPHDVAVEEVDEPEIEHPNDVVIDITTTCICGSDLHMYEGRTDAEPGIVFGHENMGIIDEVGDGVSTLEKGDRIVLPFNVACGFCENCEEGYTGFCTNVNPGFAGGAYGYVAMGPYKGGQAERLRVPYADFNALKLPEGDEHEDSFALLADIFPTGWHGTELANLQPGESIAIFGAGPVGAMAAYSAYIKGAAEIYIVDRVPSRLDAVEENCDAIPINFEEGDPVEQIKNEHGGMVDKGVDAVGYQAIDPETDPSDDAYDPARENPAVVLNQLIQVVRPTSELGIPGLYVPSDPGAPDEMAAQGRLGIDFGKFFEKGLKCGTGQCNVKQYNRALRDLIIEGRADPSWIVSHRVGLAEAPEMYEAFDNREEGVTKVLLEP